The Juglans microcarpa x Juglans regia isolate MS1-56 chromosome 8D, Jm3101_v1.0, whole genome shotgun sequence genomic sequence AGAGAGTAAACTTCCTCCAAAGTGACAGGGTCTTTGCGCACAGAAATGGTAGTAACAAAGGGGTCATAATCATGACTGAGACCAGCAAGAATGTAGGTGACAATTTCGTCACAGCTGAGGGAGTGCCCAGCAATGGCCAGTTCATCAGTGTAGCGCTTAATTTGCATGAAATAATCAGTAGCAGACAGGGCACCTTTGCGGGCATTAGCAACGTCAGTATGCAACTGAATGATACGTGCACGTGACTAAGAAGAGAAAGATGTTCCAAGCGCTTGCCAAACCTTAGCAGAGGTGGTATGGGAAACAACTTGGACTAAGATTGTTTCGGTAATTGCAGAGAAAAGGACAGCAAGAACAATGGCGTCTTGCCTTAGCCAGTGATCATAGAGAGGGTTAGGAATAAATGAAGTGGTATGGGATTCGGGATTGGTAACGGCAATTTCTTTAGGAGGTATTGTGGCTATCAAGATAACCAAAAAGACCTTGGCCACGGAAGAAATGAATGAGTTGAGCTTTCCAGACATGGTAATTATCACGAGAAAGTTTGGTGATATTAATGGTTGGAGGGGTTataagagaggaagaaagagggGAAGAGTGGTTTGACATAATTGAGGAAGGAGAGGACATGGAAGGTCGTAGGTCAAATGGCTATATTTGATACCATATAGAATAATATGATAGAGTCAGTATCTGAAAGTGCTTTCTgcaatatataaaacatatacaaAGGCTTGTTTCTATATACATCACTTGTTATCAGAGAGCCGCTTCTAAAGCTACCGTTCGGCTCTTAACAAGtattcaaaaatcaaaagtttgtTTACATAAGATAActacaatatttaaaattcaaacactTGGTCGCAGCAGGATCTCATGTCCTACTCCTTCGTGATAGGAACGGTTTCAGCGAGTGAGTCAACATTCTTTGAGTCTGGTAAGTCTGGTAAGAGTTGGTCTTCAATACAGGTAAGCTTTGCAtgctactttttaaaaatatgatgaaatCTCATAGtcagatgaaaaaaataatttatttttatttttaaaaaaaatatacaaaacttgtacactttaaaattgtatatataattaggcctcgtttgttttcaggaaacatctcatctcatctcatctcacctcatcattacaacttttctaaatctctacataaaataaaataaacaatttaactttttcaaatctcaaaataaaaataatattaaaaaatttattctaataatattttaagaatatattttattcaattttttaactttaatcccaattcatctcatcttatttctgaAAACGAACGAGCcgtaatctaaaaatattactaCACTCAAAATTTCCTGTTCCAATCTTTCAGAAACTTCCAAATATGTTGTCTCGAATTCGGTTACAATGTTTAGGTCTATTGAATTATTCGTAGatcaaattctatttatttatttatatattttgtttttccagaAAAGAGTCAAAGGTCATCATagaaaaaaggggaagaaaagtACTAAAATTGATTTGATCTCAAAGATATTGCGTGCACGTTTATCCGAGAGCTGGTTAGACTTTAGAGCTCCACCTTCATGCTTAAGCAATCTCCTTCATCCTCCATTCACATTCAAAATGAAACCACCTTTTAGAGGCATATGATCCCTCCAGTGATTTTTGTGTTCTTACAACGAGATGAGCCTCCACATGTTCATTTTATATCTTCAGTCTTTTTTATTAGTTATGTTTTGACCtttttccatataaaaaaattttaaaaattttccgATATCAATAAGTTAATTATTTCACTTTCGTATCttctaaatagaaaaattcctAGAAGCCATTTATTGGATATGAAAAAACCAAATATCAATCGGTTCATTTAAAAAGTCGAACCAATTTGATGGTATTAGAACTTAACAAtagattagattagataaaACGATCTAGTATTTGCTAATTTTAACCCTACTAGTATTGACCAAAATTCAAAGAGATGATTGGTTTTGCCATCAACACAAATATTTGAGCAAGCTTGAGGATCATGATGATGGtattcatgcattttttttttttttttatcatgtcataatttgaaataagaaaaatactactttttaatatatacataaagagaaattatagttATAATCGTGAGTGTGTAAATGTCgcgtaattatttaaaaaaaaaagaataaatatgatactcatataaaaaaaattaattttttcataataaatcttattctttttcaaaatgactgcacaATATTTATACATCAGTAGATTCTCAAACATGTtatgatgtatatatatatcattaacaAATAGAACTTGAAACACGAGAGAGGATTGTTACTTGTATAATAATgagtttattattataataaaaataattaaatattttttttatcatttaaaattttaaaataagtaatgaTTTCATTGTAATATGATATCCTGATTTCGATTTCCCATTTTACGTACATCACTCTTTTTAATGTGACGAGTCATCGATGTTGACGAAACTAGATgccacaataatttaaaataataataatattaaaaaataatattttatttaacttttatttttatctaaaatatctTTTCCAAACGGCGTTAATCATGCAAGAACTTtaaggaaagaggaaaaataaaaagcaaagtACACATAAAGAAgcactttttttcttcatgaaattgaaacaaacaaagaacaaaTCAACAAacgaaaggaagaagaagaaggaacagATCGGAACAAAAATTCCAAACCTTGTATGGATCGAAGCAATCAAACATAAAACATACATATAATCACACCCATAAACAACAAAGATCTGTACAAAAAACCAACTATTTATGAGGGTGTTGGTGCATGGTGGAGGGAGTGGGAGAGCTGGTCCGTGAGGGAGAGGATGCGAGCGTGGTAGGCGCGCGCCTCCAACACGGCCTCGGCCTCGAGCTCGCCGAGCTGAGAGGAGAGCCTCTCCTCCCCTTCCTCCGCCACTCTCAGCCTCTCCCACGCCTTCTGCAACTCCTTCCtcatctccttctctctctccatgcTCTTCCGGAGCTCCCTCTCCAGCTCCGCGTTCCTCTTCCTCAACGTTCCCGCTTCTTCTTCCTGATGATCTCGCTCTGCCATATAGCCGGAACTTCCCGTAGTTCTGTTTAGTACTTTGGGGCAAAGAGGTACGTTTgttgctatatatatagacatgagACGCGCGCATATACCGACGTTGAACCAGGGTACATGTCCACATTCAATGAATGAATTCGTTTTGCTGAAATTTCCTCTCCATTTGCGTGAGCAATGAGCATTTTACTCTGCTATCTGTTCTTTgacgtttcatttttattgacATTTTTCGGAAGTAATTAGTTTCGAATCTTTCGTGCGTGTTTGGCAAATGTTCTAGTCGCTGACATAACATACCACTGCGAACACCATCACTGTTCAAAGGTTGAATTGCATCAGAATTCGAAAGATATCGTAGATTTTCTTTCCACCCACCGACTAATTAATCCattcattcaaatttcaaaccccAATCCCCTGTTCTCCATGATAGATGTTCCGGCCGTTCACACtttgatatatacaattcaGGACTTTCACGTCCTTGCCAAGAACGAGTCAATGTCCTCAAAAGATTCTGAAAGGTAAAAGCGTCGATCAGAAAAGTCTTCAACTTGGGCCCTCCGAATGCAACATGTCAAGCTTCTCAAACCTCGAGCTAGGGGGCCTCCCAGCAGCTTCTCGAAACTGGTCCAAAGCTCTTCAAACATTCATCCAAATTCTACCTTTCTTTG encodes the following:
- the LOC121241898 gene encoding protein RESPONSE TO LOW SULFUR 3-like, translated to MSIYIATNVPLCPKVLNRTTGSSGYMAERDHQEEEAGTLRKRNAELERELRKSMEREKEMRKELQKAWERLRVAEEGEERLSSQLGELEAEAVLEARAYHARILSLTDQLSHSLHHAPTPS